The sequence TTTTTCGATGATCTAGGATTTGCTGAATCATGGTGGCTGCTGGACTGATTTAAAATGGTTTCATCCATTAGATTTAACTCTTCTTCAGAGAAGACAATATTTCTGAATTTATGCTgcagcaaaaaaaaaatgtataatgtataatgatttataatgaatGTAATAACATTGTAAGAAAAATACCTGATTCCCATGTGTTCTGAAAATTGTTTTCTTCAATTCGTCAAAAAAATGACGTCATTCGTTGTCTTCCAGTTCAGGATTCTCGGTGTGCGATTTGAAACATGTATAGCAATTGTGTTGTCAAATGGATGACAACACTCATAAAACCATATCTGAAGTGCTATGTGGAACTGGCTGAATTTGAATGACgatggatttttttttgaatttttgattgcAAGCTTTGAGTGTTAAATTAAAACACTCATTTGCCCAAGGGAAAGTGGCATACTGTCCAGACTCTACCaaatcaaaatacaattttggaattgttgtttttgaagGGTCTGATGCTGtcagaaataaagaaataaagtacAAGATCTCGATTTTTAGAAGGTCATCTTCTTGCCAAAAATTTTGCAATTTAAACTTGTAATAAAAATCTGACTTGGATACTTTATTAAAATctccaaaattttcaacaatgaGTCTGTTTGGAACATGTGGATCAGATACAAAATCAGAAACAGGTCCACATTTCAAACCAGTTATAGCAACAAATTCTTTTAACCCAAAATGTAACTCTTTACCATTTACTTTAATGACAAACATGTCATCCCTACATTTTCATTCCCCATTATAAATAAGTGTCTCAACAATTGACATTGAATTTTAATGTGatgcaaattataaaaaaatccaaaaggtgTTTCATCTAGGAATTGTTGAAACTTATCTTGACCTAAAAAGGTCAACAAATCCGCAAACACATTCATGTTAATACATGAAGACAAATGTGTTTGTGTCTTCTTCtcgtaaaaaaatataaaaattaaatattaatcatacacatattcatacacatGTAATACAAAACTAATGGAGTGAATCAACACAATTCAAACAAACTTACAacataatattgaaaaatacataattcatacTCATAGTATGCAAAACATAATGCAGtgaatcatacacaattcaaacaaacttacaacataatattgaaaaatacataattcatacacatagtatacaaaacataatacaatataatcataCACATTTCAAACAAACTTACAACATTCTTTCATACACAATATATTCAACaccaaaatatacaaatcaaaacataaagtatAACTAATTATGGATATTACTATTCAACAGTATCAAaaaacttgataaaaaaaaattaatacacaattcatacacatttcatacacattttatatatacaGTGATCATATAGtgaatcatacacaattcatacagtGGAGCATACACATTTCATACAGTTaatcatacataaaaaatacatgttttaGCAATTGATATTGTAATATGAAGAAATCTGTAAGTTCATACAGtgaatcatacacaattcatacactATTTATttacacaaaatttatattttaactattttatacccaaataacagaaaataaaaataacagaacataaaaaagttttaaaaaattaacttttactaacctttgaactttttttgggtttaactgtttcttcttcttcttgtaaaTGTGAAGTACCGATTTCAGATGCTCttgattttttggattttgattttatcaACTCTTCCACAAAATCAGATTCAGAATCTGTTGATTCCtcgattttttttcctttccttttctttcctctttctttCGGCCTTTTCTCAGATTCAtctacttttttcttttctttcccttttctcttcttctcgtTTTCCTTTGgatgtttgtttattttttttctattgttgaTTTCCCTGATCTAGATTTAACTTTAACAGATGAAGGTTGAGATTGTGTTtgtgataaaattttgaaagatggaGCATGAAAATTGTCTGAGCTTGCTTCTTCATTCAATCTTCTACTTTTTCTCGGGGTTTCGTTGCCTCTTTTCGACATTGTACGGTTTGTTTATCGCAAGAGTTGAAGATTTGAGTGTAAAAATGAAGATTTGAATGCAAATatttgagaattcttgaagaagacTGTTAAGAGAAGtgattttgagagaaaatttggtgaaaataACAATTTAGGCGTGCGaattttggtgaaaattttTGATAGGTGTGCAGATGTAATGAATTTTGAAAAGAGTTGGGGAAGAACAAAAATTTGgggaatataattttttcttttagataaCGTTTTacagttttaaaaataaagttggtaactatataatatttaatttaaattacattaattaagagttttgtttaaaaaaaagtaacttaaaataataaatttaattaactacATTGGTTTAAATAaggtaattgaattatttaaataagttaattattattttaaaaaattaatgaaaataatatattatttcttgctatgctataacttgataataatatgctataagtagtttattattaaaaagtttgtttataacttgatatttaacatcttaaatgtgtgtgtagtgttaaatatcaagttataaacaaactttttaataataaactacttatagcatattattatcaagttatagcatatcaagaaataatatattattctcattaattttttaaaatgataattaacttatttaaataattcaattacctTATTTAAACCAATgtagttaattaaatttattattttaagttacttttttaaacaaaactcttaattaatgtaatttaaattaaatattatatagttaccTTTTTTAAGATAACTACAAAATAATAGGGATTTATATTtacagttttatttttaaacaattacagttttatttttaaaactgtAAAAcgttatctaaaaaaaaataatttatatttctcaaatttttgttCTTCCCCAATTCTTTTCAAAATCATTACATCTGCACGCCTATAAaaaattttcaccaaaattCGCATGcctaaattgttatttttaccaaattttctcaaaatcacTTCTCTCTTAACAgtcttcttcaagaattctcaaatcttcatttttatcaCTCAAATCTTCAACTCTTGCGATAAACAAACTGTACAATGTCGAAAAGAGGCAACGGAACCCCGAGAAAAAGTAGAAGATTGAATGAGGAAGCAAAGCTCAGACGATTTTCATGCtccatctttcaaaattttatcacaAACACAATCTCAACCTTCATCTGTTAAAGTTAAATCTAAATCAGGAAAAtcaacaatagaaaaaaaaacaaacaaacatccAAAGGAAAacgagaagaagagaaaagggaaagaaaagaaaaaagtagaTGAATCTGAGAAAAGGACGAAAGAAAGAGGAAAGGAATAGAAATCGAGGAATCAACAGATTCTGAATCTGATTTTGTGGAAGAGTtgataaaatcaaaatccaaaaaaccaAGAGCATCTGAAATCGTTACTTCACAtttacaagaagaagaagaaatagttAAACCCAAAAACAGTTCAAAGGCTagtaaaagttaattttttaaaacttttttatgttctgttatttttattttctgttatttgggtataaaatataaattttgtgtaaataaataatgtatgaattgtgtatgattcaCTGTATGATATTACAGATTTCTTCAGATTACAATATCAATTGCTGaaacatgtattttttatgtatgattcactgtatgaattgtgtatgattaACTGTATGAAATGTGTATGCTCCACTGTATGAATTTTATCTGATTCACTGTATGattcactatatatataaaatgtgtaTGAATTgtggataaattttttttatcaagttttttgatgttgttgaatAGTAATATCCATAATTAGTTatactttatgttttgatttgtatattttggtGTTGAATATATTGTGTATGAAAGAATGTTGTAAGTTTGTTtgaattgtgtatgattcaCTGCATTATGTTTTGCATACTATGtgtatgaattatgtatttttcaatattatgttgtaagtttgtttgaattgtgtatgattcaCTGCATTAGTTTTGTATTACATGTGTATGattaatgtatttaatttttacatttttttacgAGAAGAAGACACAAACACATTTGTCTTCATGTATTAACATGAATGTGTTTGCGAATTTGTTGACCTTTTTAGGTCAAGATAAGTTTCAACAATTCCTAGATGAAACaccttttgaatttttttataatttgcatCACATTAAAATCCAATGTCAATTGTTGAGACACTTATTTATAATGGGGAATGAAAATGTTAGGGATGACATGTTTGTCATTAAAGTAAATGGTAAAGAGTTACATTTTGGGTTAAAAGAGTTTGTTGCTATAACTGGTTTGAAATGTGGACCTGTTTCTGATTTTGTATCAGATCCACATGTTCAAAACAGACTCATTGCTGAAANAAGTATCCAAGTCAGATTTTTATTACAAGTTTAAATTGCAAAATTTTTGGGAAGAAGATGACCTAAAAATCGAGATCTTgtactttatttctttatttctgaCTGCATCAGACCcttcaaaaacaacaatttcaaaattgtattttgatttGGTAGAGTCTGGACAGTATGCCACTTTCCCTTGGGCAAATGAGTGTTTTAATTTAACACTCAAATCTTgcaatcaaaaattcaaaaaaaatccaTCGTCATTCAAATTCAGCCAGTTCCACATAGCACTGCAGATGTGGTTTTATGAGTGTTGTCATCCATTTGACAACACAATTGCTATACGTGTTTCAAATCGCACACCGAGAATCCTGAACTGGAAGACACCAAATGACGTCATTTTTTTGACGATTTGAAGAAAACAATTTTCAGAACACATGTGAATCATGTATTTTTCTTACAATGTTATTACATTcattatacaaatttttttgctGCAGCATAAATTCAGAAATATTGTCTTCTCTGAAGAGTTGTTAAATCTAATGGACGAAATCATTTTAAATCAGTCCAGCAGCCACCATGATTCAGAAAATTCCAGATCATCGGAAAATCGTGCAGTTGATAGTGAACATAAAGTTCAAAAATTGAGAGCTGATATTGCAGAGGTAcaagtaaaatattcaaataaacataatttttttgaaattatagtaCACATatcaaatacttatttttttaattaacaggttaaggcagagttgaaagaactcAAAATCACTGTAAGTTccaacatatttttatataattaatataatgacTTTATAAACTAttcatgtataaatttttttatgttcgCCGATAAGGTTCACAACCACATGACTGATATCAAGATGCATGTTGATAACTCCACCAAAATGATAATTGATGAGATTCGATTGTCAAGAGGAGAACAAATACCCGAAGAACAACCAGAGGTATATATATCTGTGTATACtttatgtatgaattttgtttgaaaaatatataaattctgttatttttattttctgttatttgggtataaaatatttaatatataaattttgtgtaaataaataatgtatgaattgtgtatgattcaCTGTATGAAATTACAGATTTCTTCATATTACAATATCAATTGCTGaaacatgtattttttatatatgattaactGTATGAAATGTGTATGCTCCactgtatgaattgtgtatgattcaCTATATGATTACtgtatatataaaatgtgtatgaattgtgtattaattttttttaatcaagtttTTTGATACTGTTGAATAGTTATATCCATAATTAgttttactttatgttttgatttgtatattttggtTGTCTTCTTGAATTTCACATCTGCGAATCCCTTCCACCGTTCAAGTTTGGGTCTTCCTGCTTCTCTTTTTGGACCAGGCGGCATCAATTTAGATCTGAAATAGAACTTGGTATATCCCATGTACTCTCGCACGGGATAGGCTCGACAGGAATGGAATAAGCATCTTTGAAATTCTTGAGGCTATAAAAAGCAGAACAGAAATCTGCTTCATGTAACTTCCTGTACCGGAGAACAGCAATTGCATGACCACACGGTATCTCATAATATTGAAATTTTCCGCAATTACACATCCTTGTGTTCAAATTTACTATGTATTTCTTTGTTCCTTCAGCTACAGCATGCAGATCAACAGTTGAAGGTATCacctttgaaaaaataaaaatttatacatgCTGCAGATTAGtatgaattaaaaatacaatatagtgAAACACATACCCTCATATTGCACGACAATGTAATACTTTTCTGtagataaatatcatatttttttgtcagATTAGATGTAGTCTTATTAGCCTCCTCATTATGCTTGTGAATCCACCTCTCAATTGTCACCCTCATAAACTCAAGAAGTGAAATCACCGGTAACCTCCGTGCTAATCTGTTAACATTATTCAATGACTCCGCGATGTTTGAAGTCATGGTCCATGTGCGCTTACAATTCGAGTAAGCTCTTGACCATTTGCTATAACCAATATCAAACANNNNNNNNNNNNNNNNNNNNNNNNNNNNNNNNNNNNNNNNNNNNNNNNNNNNNNNNNNNNNNNNNNNNNNNNNNNNNNNNNNNNNNNNNNNNNNNNNNNNNNNNNNNNNNNNNNNNNNNNNNNNNNNNNNNNNNNNNNNNNNNNNNNNNNNNNNNNNNNNNNNNNNNNNNNNNNNNNNNNNNNNNNNNNNNNNNNNNNNNNNNNNNNNNNNNNNNNNNNNNNNNNNNNNNNNNNNNNNNNNNNNNNNNNNNNNNNNNNNNNNNNNNNNNNNNNNNNNNNNNNNNNNNNNNNNNNNNNNNNNNNNNNNNNNNNNNNNNNNNNNNNNNNNNNNNNNNNNNNNNNNNNNNNNNNNNNNNNNNNNNNNNNNNNNNNNNNNNNNNNNNNNNNNNNNNNNNNNNNNNNNNNNNNNNNNNNNNNNNNNNNNNNNNNNNNNNNNNNNNNNNNNNNNNNNNNNNNNNNNNNNNNNNNNNNNNNNNNNNNNNNNNNNNNNNNNNNNNNNNNNNNNNNNNNNNNNNNNNNNNNNNNNNNNNNNNNNNNNNNNNNNNNNNNNNNNNNNNNNNNNNNNNNNNNNNNNNNNNNNNNNNNNNNNNNNNNNNNNNNNNNNNNNNNNNNNNNNNNNNNNNNNNNNNNNNNNNNNNNNNNNNNNNNNNNNNNNNNNNNNNNNNNNNNNNNNNNNNNNNNNNNNNNNNNNNNNNNNNNNNNNNNNNNNNNNNNNNNNNNNNNNNNNNNNNNNNNNNNNNNNNNNNNNNNNNNNNNNNNNNNNNNNNNNNNNNNNNNNNNNNNNNNNNNNNNNNNNNNNNNNNNNNNNNNNNNNNNNNNNNNNNNNNNNNNNNNNNNNNNNNNNNNNNNNNNNNNNNNNNNNNNNNNNNNNNNNNNNNNNNNNNNNNNNNNNNNNNNNNNNNNNNNNNNNNNNNNNNNNNNNNNNNNNNNNNNNNNNNNNNNNNNNNNNNNNNNNNNNNNNNNNNNNNNNNNNNNNNNNNNNNNNNNNNNNNNNNNNNNNNNNNNNNNNNNNNNNNNNNNNNNNNNNNNNNNNNNNNNNNNNNNNNNNNNNNNNNNNNNNNNNNNNNNNNNNNNNNNNNNNNNNNNNNNNNNNNNNNNNNNNNNNNNNNNNNNNNNNNNNNNNNNNNNNNNNNNNNNNNNNNNNNNNNNNNNNNNNNNNNNNNNNNNNNNNNNNNNNNNNNNNNNNNNNNNNNNNNNNNNNNNNNNNNNNNNNNNNNNNNNNNNNNNNNNNNNNNNNNNNNNNNNNNNNNNNNNNNNNNNNNNNNNNNNNNNNNNNNNNNNNNNNNNNNNNNNNNNNNNNNNNNNNNNNNNNNNNNNNNNNNNNNNNNNNNNNNNNNNNNNNNNNNNNNNNNNNNNNNNNNNNNNNNNNNNNNNNNNNNNNNNNNNNNNNNNNNNNNNNNNNNNNNNNNNNNNNNNNNNNNNNNNNNNNNNNNNNNNNNNNNNNNNNNNNNNNNNNNNNNNNNNNNNNNNNNNNNNNNNNNNNNNNNNNNNNNNNNNNNNNNNNNNNNNNNNNNNNNNNNNNNNNNNNNNNNNNNNNNNNNNNNNNNNNNNNNNNNNNNNNNNNNNNNNNNNNNNNNNNNNNNNNNNNNNNNNNNNNNNNNNNNNNNNNNNNNNNNNNNNNNNNNNNNNNNNNNNNNNNNNNNNNNNNNNNNNNNNNNNNNNNNNNNNNNNNNNNNNNNNNNNNNNNNNNNNNNNNNNNNNNNNNNNNNNNNNNNNNNNNNNNNNNNNNNNNNNNNNNNNNNNNNNNNNNNNNNNNNNNNNNNNNNNNNNNNNNNNNNNNNNNNNNNNNNNNNNNNNNNNNNNNNNNNNNNNNNNNNNNNNNNNNNNNNNNNNNNNNNNNNNNNNNNNNNNNNNNNNNNNNNNNNNNNNNNNNNNNNNNNNNNNNNNNNNNNNNNNNNNNNNNNNNNNNNNNNNNNNNNNNNNNNNNNNNNNNNNNNNNNNNNNNNNNNNNNNNNNNNNNNNNNNNNNNNNNNNNNNNNNNNNNNNNNNNNNNNNNNNNNNNNNNNNNNNNNNNNNNNNNNNNNNNNNNNNNNNNNNNNNNNNNNNNNNNNNNNNNNNNNNNNNNNNNNNNNNNNNNNNNNNNNNNNNNNNNNNNNNNNNNNNNNNNNNNNNNNNNNNNNNNNNNNNNNNNNNNNNNNNNNNNNNNNNNNNNNNNNNNNNNNNNNNNNNNNNNNNNNNNNNNNNNNNNNNNNNNNNNNNNNNNNNNNNNNNNNNNNNNNNNNNNNNNNNNNNNNNNNNNNNNNNNNNNNNNNNNNNNNNNNNNNNNNNNNNNNNNNNNNNNNNNNNNNNNNNNNNNNNNNNNNNNNNNNNNNNNNNNNNNNNNNNNNNNNNNNNNNNNNNNNNNNNNNNNNNNNNNNNNNNNNNNNNNNNNNNNNNNNNNNNNNNNNNNNNNNNNNNNNNNNNNNNNNNNNNNNNNNNNNNNNNNNNNNNNNNNNNNNNNNNNNNNNNNNNNNNNNNNNNNNNNNNNNNNNNNNNNNNNNNNNNNNNNNNNNNNNNNNNNNNNNNNNNNNNNNNNNNNNNNNNNNNNNNNNNNNNNNNNNNNNNNNNNNNNNNNNNNNNNNNNNNNNNNNNNNNNNNNNNNNNNNNNNNNNNNNNNNNNNNNNNNNNNNNNNNNNNNNNNNNNNNNNNNNNNNNNNNNNNNNNNNNNNNNNNNNNNNNNNNNNNNNNNNNNNNNNNNNNNNNNNNNNNNNNNNNNNNNNNNNNNNNNNNNNNNNNNNNNNNNNNNNNNNNNNNNNNNNNNNNNNNNNNNNNNNNNNNNNNNNNNNNNNNNNNNNNNNNNNNNNNNNNNNNNNNNNNNNNNNNNNNNNNNNNNNNNNNNNNNNNNNNNNNNNNNNNNNNNNNNNNNNNNNNNNNNNNNNNNNNNNNNNNNNNNNNNNNNNNNNNNNNNNNNNNNNNNN comes from Solanum pennellii chromosome 1, SPENNV200 and encodes:
- the LOC114075642 gene encoding uncharacterized protein LOC114075642; the protein is MYFSYNVITFIIQIFLLQHKFRNIVFSEELLNLMDEIILNQSSSHHDSENSRSSENRAVDSEHKVQKLRADIAEVKAELKELKITVHNHMTDIKMHVDNSTKMIIDEIRLSRGEQIPEEQPEFGSSCFSFWTRRHQFRSEIELGISHVLSHGIGSTGME